Within Rhododendron vialii isolate Sample 1 chromosome 12a, ASM3025357v1, the genomic segment agtctcgttgatctaaggactttaaaaattgacaacgtgcaccatcgagatgcacgactcttcatcgggcctagcagcgtcctaataagcatcaGACAAATTTGCAAGAAAGACAACATAGAAGCCgtcctaaacatgctcctatacagaacggtatgtatgtacaatgCATGCAATAGGGAAAGCGGTAACATATAGATAGTGTataggggttagatgcaaataatcttaccctgcgggtacctgtcttagtttggagagttctagtgctttgtatatggaaaggccggttttggtttgaaGGGGTTCCTCGGGCTAAAGCCAGGATATACCTTTCGCTACAACGTGTATTGCAAAGCAACGGTCGAACGGTaaaatgactcatcatcgtccaaggttgttgggcattcgaggTTCCCGAGCTCCAGCAAACTTTGTCTGTTATCCAAAATACCTCAACGTGGCtagccaacatcgatgcacatGAGAATGCTAACAAATTGATTCATGAGAAAGAATCGCAATGTTTGCAAATGCCTTTTAAAaatggctcacttttattaatcgataCTTAGAGAGAACTACTCAAGCGAACAATCGAAAAAGTCTCAATCCAAATTGGTCGGATATGAGGAttctgttaaatcaccattccgttcttcagcagcgcgaagcttactattttgacaaacttttgaaggattgttctcaagtgtattaaTTTCCAAGTATAGACTAATGAAGGAAATCCCCAGCAAAGTCGCCATTGTGGGCACACTCCCCAAAAATCTATCGCGATAAGCGGGTGCGCCCCTTTTAAAAGCGCGGTgaaacgctcaattcagagtcgccacttgggtttgaaggtccgccacccaaggaaccgaatttGAAATGCCTGTTacgttatttgatttgaaaaataaaaggcttgtagactggtctgTCATCACTTTCATATCTGACGTTCAGGaaccaggttatgagaggggaagggttttaaggcacccctctcgcccaatccggagatcagtctctactcgggcatttgtaaaacatttgcgattctctctcattaatcattttttttgccagttAGGGCGGAGGAATAGTTTTAGGAagtttaaaactgtaacagatttgcaggatgtgatagatggcatgcTCGCTATTGAaatataggatgaaaacagactcctatgagagtttaaacagactggaaagCACTATTTTGAAGTgtcgtgcgcaggaagaaaccagcatgcactgatcaagtcactgcatgctgatacAACATGTGCACACTACACCATGACACGTGCACGCCAGTAGGTTCAAAACCacaactcttattttcaaccctctggaaggaccaatgcacacccaggacaaaccaagcagttcatATGGCAGTTGACAGGCAGTTACAGGCAATTTGAATGGGTTACAAAGCCACAAAATGAATAAAACACCCATAGACAATGTGGGGAtaaaaacagaggccaaggcctagttaccatgcaaaggccagccactggtcagagATGAACTTGCGCGCGCGGGTAGACCACTGATGCGCACAGGTTTGATTCATCAAACTAAATCTTGGTTCTACATGTTTATGGGTTCTGGGACATGTCTAAAAAGGTCCCAGGGGTATTCCATTGCAGCAGGTAAGAATATTAACTAAAAACTAGAAGTTTtaactaaggaaagcagtaaactgatttttagcaTGCTCACAATGATCTATGTACAAAGGAGAACACGAAATAACAAGGTTCCAGTCCCTGAGCAAGATCTGCGCCGCAGCCATAAAGTGGCGCTTGCGTGCTATGGATCGGCGCGTGCTGGTCACACGCAACattgtttttgaaaccttgctagctttagggccaagacttggtattgattaccagccttgatcctactagccccccccccccccccccagggATCAGAACAAAATGCAGTACAAatgtgttatacctttggttttagggtttaaaTGCAGTACAAatgtgttatacctttggttttagggtttgaatggtgtttgagctttgagttaAGGTTTGGATAAGTTTGATGGATGATTGTGGTGCTTGGAGGATGAAAAACAAGTGTTGTGTTATTGAGTGCCTTTGTATCCCTTTGGTTTGCAAAGAAGAGGGCAAAGTTTATGGCCAAAAAGTGTAACCTTCTAACTTAGTGAACCCTTTGCTTGGTGAGagaggggagtatatatagggcaatgggatgagagagaggagttCAAGCAATCAAAGGGCTACTGGATTTGGCTCAAAGCCTTCCCTCTCATTGGATGAGGGGGAAAAGGTTAAACAAGGGGTGTAAGGGCTATCCCCTGGTGAAGACTGCTTTCTGGACCAATCAGAGCCTTCCTCCGACCCCAAAAGTCCTGTTGATCATAGCTAAATAAAGGCtagaaaaggtgatgggacagGGGTGGACCAGCGCGTGCGGATTTTGGACCTGCGCACGCAAGTTCAAACAACACTGTACCAGTCAAcagtcaaactttgactgttgaccaacgCGCGCTGGTTTTGAACCAACGCATGCATGTGGTCTTTCTGGCTTTTGAATTGGCTTAGGCTAGGTCACGTTAAGAGGGGATCAAGCACTCAAAGCTTAAtcacgctatcattcccggaAGTGTTCTTGATCCATCTCATCATTAGAGAATCAAATACCTTAAGCAAATTAATCTGGAAAGTCCAGATTGGAATGTCTACAgacattcttaaaaaaaaaaaaaaaaaacttacaagtGGTACAAAGTCTaaattaattttacttttttttttgctccataacacacacacacacatggagcatatatatatatatatatatatatatatatatatatatatatatatatatatatatatatatatatatatataacttgaaaaggGCATTATCGTCAACAGAATACCAATTGGCAATTATttagccctttttttttatgaacaaGAGCATCTCATTTATATTAAAACGaaaaaagtacaacaaaaaaaaaatacaacgaAGGATCCAAAAGatccaaacaaaaaggaaaaaaacaacaaaaaaataaagatcacGCCAAATTGACGGCCGCATTGATGTAGACCACCGGTCCACTCGTGGATGTTGCTGGAGGAAGATGGAAGAATCCCACTAGCAGCTAAAGCTCAACGTCCCTTCATCCCACCGCAGTCGCAGCTGCTAGGCTAGATATTCAACGGATCCCCAacaaaaagggtgcaactgATGAAGGCTAGTAGATGGTGGAGGGAAGATGATAAAAGCATTTTAGATGAGGGATGTTTTTATAATGATAAAGTTCGAAAGATAGAAGAGGGGGTGTCCGAGATATTTACCCACAAAAATCTCTCAAAATTTTAATATTGTAACATTTTCACATCTTATGTAATTATGCATCTACGGACTAAAGATGATTAGACATAACGAAGCTCAAATAATTTTTAGAACTCATTCTATGTTTGCTTTGGTCTCTAGACTCAACCCCTCTCTCTTTGCACAGTCCTCAATAAGTTTTTTTGCCAATTACagtattactctcatttttgtatctatctctctccatttattacGCAAGAGcatccctcaaaacccaaaccaaacaaagccaaatcaagcttgacataGTATCACTGCTTCCCTTGTGTTTAAATTGTTACCCAATAATTCCTACTCATCTATCGTCTATCACTGCTTGTCCCCTCAGCCAAAAGATCTGCACATTTGTTTCCTTTCCTAAGCACATGCTGCCTGATCTTGCCCGCAAGCAAAATGTACTATCATAGAATTGGTTATACTGCAAATTCCTgtagctctttctctctctggtaAGTAAACCataaataaaagataaaagCTACTGCCAAGGATGACGACGACCTAGAAACGAATATAGGATGACAAGGACCACCTTAAAAAGAGCTGAGGTCTTGTACCAAGGACAAGGAAATCAAAACAATAACGCAAAACGAATAGTATAGGAAATGTGGACGTGTGCACATACCAGCTACTTCCAACTTTTGGACTCACATATTTCTCACACATTGAAGAGAAGGGGAATTGAGAAAGAGGATGTGAAATAACATGCCCAGAAATAAAGGCATTTTGGGACTAATCAATCAGAGAAAGCCAACACTTTGGCTACCACTTTGCACGCTAATTACAAAGACAGAGGAGACCTTCCGTAGGAATAAGAGCAATGAACGTTTTATTTACCTCTCGAAGAAGACAACCAGAGTTGGGAGCTGAGAGCACAAAATGAATAAGGTCCCCCTGAACCACCTCCCAATGATGCTCGCAAAAAAAGAAGCTGGAACACCATCTCGCCCGGGTGCTTTATCCCCATCAATTTGAAAGAAAGCCGCTTTATTTTTCGGCCAAAAAAGGATGATCCagctgcatttttttttgtggtaaattAGTTTATTAAACCAATAACAGGATACAAAGGGGAAACCccaagcaggaaaaaaaaaacaccctacTGACTAGTGCAGAGCAGGAAACAAAACACATAAGGATAGCATTTCATCCTCTAGTAAGCACAATAGGAGAGACATTCCATGAGGAGCAAAGCACCCTATTTGCATCTGACCTCCAAGAAGAGATACATACCCTCAAATCAGATTCAACTTTAGCACCATGCTCCCCAGTAGTCAAGCTCAAAGCTCTGAAGATCCTTCTGTTTCTTTCACACCACAATCCATAAATGAAAGCAGCCAAGGAAAGTTTGAAAACAATGTGCTGAAAGCTGGAAGAACCCCTGTGAAGCTTTGCCCAGTTCAATTCTCCTTGAAGGTTAAGGAGAGGTGTAGAAACATCATTCTCGCACAAGAAATGAGACCAAACACAAGTGGAGAAGGTGCAAGCCAAAAAGAGGTAACCGTGGGATTCCTGACCAGTACCACAGAGAGCACAGAGGTCATTTGTAGCAATCCCCCGACTTAGTAACCTGTGCTTAATGGATAACCGACCTAAGGTGGCCATCCATTCAATTATAGCCCATCGAGGTACATGTATATGGAACCAGATAACTCTACTCCAAGGAGCAGGAGAGGCCTTGGTTCTAAGAGCTTGCCAAGCAGATGAAGTAGAGTAAACAATACTGGGATGCAAAGTCCAGATAACTGAGTCTAAGCAGGTGGGATTAGGTAAGAAATCCATAAAGGTTGGAGCAACAATTCCTTGCGTAACCAAACTCCTAGGACTGGGCTGGGCCATTTCCACCTTCCATTAGCAATAGTGGAACTTACTTTTGCCACCTGAGACCTACCCAAAACCTGGTGAAAGGACATGTAGAGGTCCACTAGGGTGCCAATTATCCCACGATAAGAGAGTAGAGAGCCCATTGCCCATTGCCAATAAAAGATGCTTGACAAGAGGTTGAATGGTTGATCTCAGCTGCATTAGTTGCTCCTCTGTAAGCTGACACTGAATGGCATACAAAATATTGAAGTTACTGGGGTAATCATCCACTGCCTTTGGATCCAGCAAATCTGTCCACCCTTGAGCTTTAAAAATTCCCATGAAGTGGTTCAGAACCTCATCCCTAATCCCTTTGGGATCAGTGATACATCTTGCATCATTGCAAACAAGAAATGCAATCTTCTTTTTCCTTGATTTCAGAGTGTCTGCCACATGGAAATAACAAGTATTCCTGTCCCCAACCTCAGCCATAACTAGCAATGTACTTTCCTTGAGATTTGAGCAAAGGTAAGATTAAATGAGAAAGGGATATATTTACATGAGAACTAAAGTTCCATAAGCATCCATATTTCAAGAGTTCCAGAAAACAAGAGAACCAAACATACTAAAACTGAGAATCCaaacaaaccaaatgaaaaaaaggaaagaaacgaAAACTATGGGAAGCAAGTTCATGGAGGATGAATGACTTCATCAACTGTATGAATTGTAGCGTCGGCAGAAAACAAAGCACCAAGGTATGAGCTCTGCAGATATCTTTTTTCGAACTTGCGACATGAAGCAGCACCGAAGATCCTcggctgagaaaaaaaaaaccaacttccTCTCAGTAACTGTCCTTTGCAATTATCTTAGACTCGAACCTTAGCATAAAACAAATCCCCAGAAAAGATAATCTCCCTGAAACAAAGATTATTCTATTTCAGGGGGATACATGCCCCATTTACGTTCTCTGCTTGGACCTAGAAGTCATACATATTATTTCCCCATGGTAATATGCTTGCATAATTTGTTACAAATAAATACTATAGTAACGAATAATCCAGTTGTCTCAATGGAACCAATGAATTTCATAAAGCTCATTAAGTGGTTTCTAAGATCCACGGGAATCGTATACCACAACAATCTCTAGTTTCTCCTATAGCCTCTTAAATTCTTAGCCTTCGTAATATGTATCTGGATCTGGATATTGGCTATAACTCTTTCATTTACAATAATGTGAGGACTACACTAATAGCACAAATGCTCACGAGATTATAACCCAAGGACCATACATTTTTTTAACAACTAAATCTGAAGCACTTTTCAAGAAGGGTTCAACTGAATCTCACATTAGAGAGGCAAAATAAAAGCAAATTTGTTACAAAACAAAGATTGTGATCAGGGCGCCAAAGATATGTAATGAGAGGGAAAAGACATACATATCTCATCAAATGAATTTGAAGCTCCGTTGATAGAACCAGAATCAATCTGTTAGTCCAATTCAAATCCAACAGACTTGATTCATTAGAAACACATGCATACCAACAAAGATGTTGATATGTTTCTGCATACACAACTATGACATGCTCCCTAGCTCTCCTCGAGCCCCCAAACCAATCAACTATCTTCACTATGTACGCAAGAACCCTAACTATACTCTCTTTTCCACTTTCTTATATGGGGTTGAAAAtgacgagaaaaaaaaaaagaagacaaaaatgaATAAGTTTTCAAGACATGGAGTAAATAGATACTCTAGAAATGTTTACTTGTTCCCTTATAATTCCTGAAAGAGGCCCTCAATTTTTGCAGAATTTATTGTGCATCACAAAATATGATGGCACATCTTCTCGTCTCCATTTTGGACTGATCCAACAAacaattattaaaaaattaagcactTGATCCATACCTGCTCAAAAAAGACACAATGCGACAGTTAGACTTTAATCTTCATCTTGATCTACGAATTTCATTTCTGCTTGAGGTGATGCACGTCGAAATCCAGTCAATTCTTTCACAATTCGCAAATGATCAGCAATATTCTGTGCGTTCAGCTCGATAAGCATCACCTCCAGCATCGGTGATTTTGCTAACAAAAGCTCAATAAACTCCAATTCAGGTTTCGTGCCAGAGACATTGTTCATATCCACTTTGCGAAGTTGATTCAAAGAGACATCCGAACAGCCATGCACTTCCGAAAAATCTAAAACAGCACGAATAGCAGATGTCGGACCGGGAAATGCctgaaatttggaaaaaaagaataacaagGTGCCTTAGCCTACAAAGTCACCATTTACATAATATACATACAATAGAATAAAATCTTTCACAACTTACATAAATAGTAATCTCTTCCAAAATCGGGGAGCTTCTAATTAAGCATATAAGAACGGAGACCTCATCTCGTTCCCCTAAACAAATATCATACACAATGATATTTTTCAGGTTGTACAGAGTAGTTGGAAGACTCGTTGGTACACCACATGCAGCTATGCCCTAGAAgcaaacaaaatcaaagaatatgaaaataaattaaacaatAAGCATGGCTTACTGAGCTAATCTTACCTTAACAATGCAGAAGTCCAATTCCAGAAACTCAATGACAGGTACACTGCCAAGAAGCACGACAGAGCTAGATATTTCTCCTTCGCTTAAGAATAGCTTATTTCTCGATCCTTGCAAATATATTGAGACGTTCGCAAGATGAGAAGTATTCGAAAAACAAATAGATCTGAAATGGCCCTCACAGCACACGGATTTAAGATTAGGACCAACAACTTCAAGGGAATCTAAACTGGTGGAACTCTGAAGGGTCAGGTCTTCAAGTAGTGGGCAACTAGAGATCAGATGTGAAAGCACATCTTCAGCAATGACAACATCATAAAGATAGAGGGAAAGAAGCCTGTTAAATCCTTCAAATCCAGGAGGAGGTTTAAGAATACAAGAACGGATATTCAAATGCTTCAGTAGCGAACACGTATATAGCGATGATGGCAACTTATAAGGTTCCCCCTTCCAAATGCGAATGGTGAAGTCCTGGATATCATTGTTTGAAACAACAAGTATCAAATTGTCGATCTCAGAACAACTTTGCAGACCAGATACACAGAGTGCGAACTTGATTATTGGTCCACGGTGAAGTAACATAACTTGATAAATAATCATCAAAAGTTTATCATGCggtgttttgtgaaaatgtctgTAGAACAAATCATCAAATACCAGTTGAGGAAGTTTCACCCATACATATCTCCATTTCCTTGACAAAATACTTGTCCTCACTGCATCTTGTATAGGCAAACACATTAAGATTTTTTCTAGTACATTGCCTGGAAGATGACTAATTATGTCTATACTTGAGTtgcacattttcttttttatccggGTAATCCTTGAATTCCTGGTTTTCTTCATGTTGCTTACAACTCCACACCAACAAAAGTAACCGAGTCAACAAGTCAAGCTACTTGGAGCGTTGTTTCCGCATGTCCTGCCACAAAATAAGAGAACAATAAGTAGTAGCTGAATATCATATCTCCTGCTGTCACATCATATGAACCCATAATTgcagcaaaaagaaaaacagaatacACCAAGAGATACTATTTGGCTAACCCGAATAAACCTCCTATACATAAAATTCTGATCAATCTCCCACAAGAATTTTCAGTTCAAACAGCTATTCTTTTACTCTAGCGTCAGAACCTATGCAACATAAGCAAACACCTTTCAGGCAGTAATCAGCAATTCAGTTGCCATAAGAGCATCTCAAGCCCTTACCCTTTATTTACCccaaattttagattttgagcAAAAACTCAATTTGGGTAGGAGCATCTCTAATGCCAAAATACAATTCCTACccaaatttattacttttaaaataccCAATGGCACTAATGTAaataagagagaggagagagacagagagagagctGCGTTGCTCCAAAGAAGATGGCAACCCAAAATGAGATCTCTCTCTAAACCACTGACTACCACCACTAGAACTCACTAGCCGCCACCTAAACCCACCAAAATCTAGCCGTTGGAATTTTGGGTAAACATTTGGGTTGTCCCTCATTTGGGGATACAAATGGGTAAACCCAAAATGGGTACACATTTGGATAAGCATTGGAGATGGACTTTTGATGATTTATaccaaaattttgagtttgggtcTTAAAATGGGAAGGACCGGAGATGGTCTAAAGCacacaattttttgtttagacGGTTACCATTGGGTTTGAGTGCGACCCATGCATTTCAGCCAATAAGAGGGCGGGTAAACAAAATTGGACTCTCGTGTGTTGGTCGTTACTGCGCGGACCACTAGGTTCAAAAGCTCATGGTTCACAGAGGaagagtgaagaaaaaaaagaaccccTTTGGCTTTGAGAGAGATGGGTTCGATGAATAgatttatttaaattaatctaTATTATAAGCAAATGTGTATGTGCCTCCCAAGCCTCGAAACTATCAATCCTAATTTTATGTACTTACTAATTACTCATATATCCAATAGTGAGGTGGATCATAACtatttcacccaaaaaaaaaaaaaaaggaaatgtttgAACAACTGTCCAAATTTAGCACAACAGAAACAACTTGAGACCTCCCCTTATCATGCAAACCAATGGCCATTGTCTGAGAATTCCCCCACGTTCTCTTCCACTATCTTCTCCCACACACAATGTCATAGTCTTCTCTTCACGCTATTctatgttctaaatggcgcttggcgggagtcgggcggagacccacctccaagcgccaagccacCTAGGCAGCACCAAGCAATTCGgcggattttttatttttttttaacaaaccattatccaataaaactattttccatgtatccataatgcaagttcaaacttcaaagtacaaacccaaatgaaattaagtagtagcaactagcaaataagttgaataagacaataagtagaaataaccataatgcaaagttcaATGttaaaacccaaatgaaatttagtagcaactagcaaataagttgaacaagacaataagtagaaataaacgagatcggagatccctaatgccaagttcaaagttcatctccttcctctaactcttctcctccatacccttccaaaacttgatctccattagtttaaaactatacattttaggccgccaaaggcctccaaagacacCGACGAAGCCGCCAAGGCCACCAAGACCGCcatggccgcctaggcggccgccaaacctccctgagcgccaaatcaaacgccaagggatattggcgtggcggcagggcacctccaagcgcctaggcggccgccatttagaacactaaCGCTATTTATCAACTCTCCAAACTAAAGTGAAAAAGCAAAAGAACATTTATTTGCTATCAAGCCACACGGCGGCCTTAGGCATAAGCCCAGAAGGCGAGTGCCTAGGGCCTCCAGTTTTTGGCCCTTTTGGCCCCATTGTAGGGCCTCCAAATACAACAATATAATGAAGATTATGTATGTCAAGTATTTAACAAACAATTCTGTGGTAAAATGGTAAGATGCGCGCGTTTAGAGGCATGGGGTCTCATGTTTGACCCCTGTTTGAGTCTATTTTTTAATGCTTGAACTTGACAAAAAGGGTATTGGAACATGGTACCTAGACTCGAACACGCGACCTATGGCCTTAAGATGTGGTACAACATTCTACCCTAAACCACGAGGTTATTTAGAATCTTACCCAAAATTTACATTATCTACTTACATATGAGAGGCCTCATTTCAAAATCCCGCCTAGGGCCTCAAAAATTTCAGGGCCAGGCCTGCCACAAGGGAGCAAGAGTAGGGTTGCCAAATGCTGACAACAAACACTGTAAGTCATCCTAgatctccatttttttattttttattttttttgggggggcgGTGGGGGGTTGAGCAACATTTGCATGACTAATCTTAGCCCAAAGGTTGGACCAACAATTAACATTGTGCGAAACGTGGttgtcgttcaaaaaaaaaaaaaaaagtaaagtaaGTGGGTATAGATATACGATTTAAAACTAgcattgtgcccgttcgatgcacagAAACGAAAGAAACATGTCGTGGACATTCTTTTGCTGCCCCATGAATCGAATGGGCACAACGCTAGCTAAGCCTATATATGAATGGCAAAATACCAACAGcaatggaaaaaaattattcagatCATAAGGAAATTCCAGTGACTATTCCAGGAGGATTGTCCTGGTTTGAGGAAAGGAGGTGAAGGATAAGAGGCTATGGCAATTAAGAAAGATCATAATCTCAAAGGGGAGAAACAAGTTTGGCTTCGGGGCGGCATCGTTGATCTGACTTAATTAGTACAGTATAATTTTGTGGACAAAAGATCTTTTGCTgagaaagggagaaaaaagaaagtgttgTGGTTTCTCACTTGGTGAgaaagggagggaaaaaaaaaagagagaccaataaaatccttcttttttctccacttCTCATCTTTTCTTAGACCATTTCTCTCCTTTTCCCACCATTTATTGCAATCCAAAGGGGAGCCCCTCTGTTAAACCCCCTCTAGCGTCTTGGACTTGCGACAGGTCTACGAGAATGATTTCGTTCACCCTCCCATGGGTGAAAATAGTATAGGGTTTAATGGAACAATACACTTTATAGTAATAATGAGATTAGTATGTGGAAGGTTCCACCCTTTTTCGCAAATAACAAGGAGGGTAACATTCAACAAAATCATTCTCCAGGTCTACCATTCAAAAATCAGGTCAGGAATTTTGTACTCAACTATATCAGTCGTTTCATGCGGCGGTTTGTCCCCCAATTTTGCGACAAATATTTGGGTCTTCTTTTTCAGGCCAACATTTGACCGAAACGATGAAGCAGAAGACTGAGAAAGCTgagaagggagaaaaagggGTTCCGATCGTCTGGCTGAAATTTGCATGCCTAAATCATTTCGCCGAGCAAATGGGGGTTTTCGTATCACTAGCAGTCTAGCACTATGAATAAGAGCTAAAAATTGAGCTTCTCAATCTCACAATCAAACTATACAAGTAATGAATTCAGAGATCAGAGAAGAAATCGATTTCGTAACTTACTTGCTGTGCCATTAACGTCCTTTATCTTGGTTGTTTTTTATCCTCGCCTACTTCCActctcattcattttttatCAGGTCTGGTCAGTAGTATGTGTAATTAACTTGGGCTTTCGAGAAATTTCACTTTGACCCTTTCTAGACGATTTGAATTATTACACCCTCAGGACTTTCAATTACATACAggcatttttttccctttctaaatttttttttcccgacagACCAGAAAATACAGatattatgtataaaaaaaatagtacaataaaaGCAGACACTACCGATCCAAAAATacagaaacaacaaataaaaaaacaaaccaaaaaaagaaaagccgcCCTCAACCACGACGCCGGAGCCGGACCCATTGAACTCACTTGTGAAGAGGAGTTGAAGAGGCCGAAGTTGAGAGGCCAAGTATGAACACAGAGCAGATCCTCCTGGATAACCCGCCGCGTCAACTCGAACTCGTCCCGCCACAGACTCAAGGCAGAAGCCGCCGCAAACGCCGTCTTCATCTCCGGTAAATTGGTTCCAAGAAACCAGACCTAGAACCCTAGATCTGGCTCCTAAGTCCAAAAATTATGGGAAGAGTGGGAGGTCTCAGCTCTTAAAGGAGAGAGTCTCAACCACCTTATAACCATGGGCGTAGAAAGAGAGGAGAAGTCTGGAGATGGGAAAttgagaggagaagaagaagaaagatagtGGAAAAAGGAGGAGGGAGGGCGGGGAAGGGGAGCAGATGGGGTGGGGGAACCCACACTCGAGAGTTTGTCTCTCTAACTCtgcttcctttctctctctccctttcttaaATTTGTTTCCATGTCACTTGTGGCAATAAAAGTTACCAAGTCAATACATGTAATATGAACaggggctagctcagttggtcagGATTCTTGTATCTCACTACATCTCATTAGGAGATCAAGAGTGGTTTAGTGATTGACTTTAATGAGCTTATTTATTCTATTGGTGATTTATACATCTCTCCTACctgttggcaaaaaaaaaacaactctaaATACATTTACGGGGCAAGTGCTATCACCTCTTTTGCGGCCATACAATACGtggggcttttttttttcttgggtcAAACGAAATAGATTCAATCTGAGGTTTTTGTCATAGTATTAATCGGACTCCTTGCTGGTGGACTGTGGGGTTGGGTTCTTAGGAATTAGTTGAGTTGCATGTATGTCAGCTTGGATATCGTGATTTAGGCCATGTTCTTTTGGACTTAACgtaaatttaacttaaattgagagttttgtccttatttgaattttttgcgctaaaaagtggttatttctcaaaatactttggtaaaagaaaaaaatttattttttcgattactctcgtcaaaacgaatcaataaaccacaaagtttggcgcaaaactaacaaatgtgaaaaaaattcaaataagaacaaaattttcaaatttaagttaagttcaagaaaACGAGGCCTTAACCGAAACAATGCAAATCT encodes:
- the LOC131309449 gene encoding uncharacterized protein LOC131309449, with the translated sequence MAQPSPRSLVTQGIVAPTFMDFLPNPTCLDSVIWTLHPSIVYSTSSAWQALRTKASPAPWSRVIWFHIHVPRWAIIEWMATLGRLSIKHRLLSRGIATNDLCALCGTGQESHGYLFLACTFSTCVWSHFLCENDVSTPLLNLQGELNWAKLHRGSSSFQHIVFKLSLAAFIYGLWCERNRRIFRALSLTTGEHGAKVESDLRVCISSWRSDANRVLCSSWNVSPIVLTRG
- the LOC131311323 gene encoding F-box/FBD/LRR-repeat protein At1g13570-like isoform X2 yields the protein MKKTRNSRITRIKKKMCNSSIDIISHLPGNVLEKILMCLPIQDAVRTSILSRKWRYVWVKLPQLVFDDLFYRHFHKTPHDKLLMIIYQVMLLHRGPIIKFALCVSGLQSCSEIDNLILVVSNNDIQDFTIRIWKGEPYKLPSSLYTCSLLKHLNIRSCILKPPPGFEGFNRLLSLYLYDVVIAEDVLSHLISSCPLLEDLTLQSSTSLDSLEVVGPNLKSVCCEGHFRSICFSNTSHLANVSIYLQGSRNKLFLSEGEISSSVVLLGSVPVIEFLELDFCIVKAFPGPTSAIRAVLDFSEVHGCSDVSLNQLRKVDMNNVSGTKPELEFIELLLAKSPMLEVMLIELNAQNIADHLRIVKELTGFRRASPQAEMKFVDQDED
- the LOC131311323 gene encoding F-box/FBD/LRR-repeat protein At1g13570-like isoform X1, translating into MKKTRNSRITRIKKKMCNSSIDIISHLPGNVLEKILMCLPIQDAVRTSILSRKWRYVWVKLPQLVFDDLFYRHFHKTPHDKLLMIIYQVMLLHRGPIIKFALCVSGLQSCSEIDNLILVVSNNDIQDFTIRIWKGEPYKLPSSLYTCSLLKHLNIRSCILKPPPGFEGFNRLLSLYLYDVVIAEDVLSHLISSCPLLEDLTLQSSTSLDSLEVVGPNLKSVCCEGHFRSICFSNTSHLANVSIYLQGSRNKLFLSEGEISSSVVLLGSVPVIEFLELDFCIVKGIAACGVPTSLPTTLYNLKNIIVYDICLGERDEVSVLICLIRSSPILEEITIYAFPGPTSAIRAVLDFSEVHGCSDVSLNQLRKVDMNNVSGTKPELEFIELLLAKSPMLEVMLIELNAQNIADHLRIVKELTGFRRASPQAEMKFVDQDED